Proteins encoded within one genomic window of Ostrinia nubilalis chromosome 5, ilOstNubi1.1, whole genome shotgun sequence:
- the LOC135071905 gene encoding 7SK snRNA methylphosphate capping enzyme bin3-like, giving the protein MGSSEENVRVSEPNSEVNTVVNEVCGEISENDATISTDTNASLVNVSGQSVSETSTSKDETVNVGGSKKSKKKFRHGHGKKDNTDRSTIRRVHYTATKFKQGRKRAQSFPTISKFFLPHKRPRKDVFIPPTKFLLGGNISDPLNLNSLQDEDINRAMNAVTPESSPLPTPPRHKAKIEVIIPPNIRDPLNLMEPVDNDEYEKRLEMQQRKPRKKPKLRRRTTDNTELPTKEVVAVKDEGIKEPPPPEPSSSKSRKRSCSDSDNSSQKGKEGKKLRRMDSLDKIVSPVVPQPGSWKRARPQPRVVAAERPTSPRTKLKTQTEGEQKLPTFNPKNSKYQYGNYDRYYGYRNLNAMMDVRLQVFEMHRHLFQNKDVLDIGCNVGHVTIAVARNLGARSVVGIDIDPALIGRARRHLQTFVPVPEVPKIEEKKPEDQEKKADCDKCKEGNCEECPPKKADDVKKIPGRKLRRPRKNRKSMHRQEQGQCFFPMSMSMLYGPLCDPATLLPPPTFPYNVTFKQGNYVPREDLTVGSGDSPQFDLILCLSTTKWLHLNWGDAGLKRAFRRMFADLRPGGKLVLEAQNWASYKKKKRLTQTIYENFNSIEMLPSKFRDYLLSPEVGFSKCCILGVPQHASKGFRRPIQLYIKVSYVTMTS; this is encoded by the exons ATGGGTAGTTCAGAAGAAAATGTGCGTGTTAGTGAACCCAATAGTGAAGTAAACACTGTAGTAAATGAAGTTTGCGGTGAAATTTCGGAGAACGATGCAACCATATCGACGGATACCAACGCATCGCTGGTGAACGTGTCTGGTCAATCTGTTTCGGAAACGAGCACTTCCAAGGACGAAACAGTTAACGTAGGAGGtagtaaaaaatcaaaaaagaAGTTTCGACATGGGCACGGTAAGAAAGACAATACAGATAGAAGTACCATACGAAGGGTGCACTACACAGCCACGAAGTTCAAACAAGGCAGAAAGCGTGCACAAAGCTTCCCTACTATTTCTAAATTCTTTCTTCCTCACAAAAGACCGCGCAAAGACGTGTTTATTCCACCAACAAAGTTTCTCCTTGGAGGTAATATCTCAGATCCTTTGAACTTGAATAGTCTTCAGGATGAAGACATCAACAGAGCAATGAATGCCGTTACTCCAGAATCGTCTCCATTGCCCACTCCTCCTCGTCACAAGGCAAAAATTGAAGTGATAATACCCCCCAATATCAGGGATCCCCTGAATTTGATGGAGCCTGTAGACAATGATGAATATGAAAAGCGTTTGGAGATGCAGCAGCGTAAGCCTCGCAAGAAGCCGAAACTGCGACGCCGCACCACAGATAACACAGAATTGCCGACCAAAGAGGTTGTTGCGGTGAAAGATGAGGGCATCAAGGAGCCTCCACCGCCGGAGCCTTCTTCGTCTAAGTCACGAAAACGATCTTGTAGTGACAGTGACAACTCATCACAAAAAGGAAAAGAGGGTAAAAAGTTGCGTCGGATGGATTCACTGGATAAAATTGTTAGTCCTGTGGTGCCTCAGCCAGGATCTTGGAAGAGAGCGCGTCCGCAGCCCCGCGTGGTGGCGGCGGAGCGCCCCACTTCCCCACGGACCAAGCTCAAGACTCAAACAGAGGGCGAACAAAAGTTACCTACGTTTAATCCAAAAAATTCCAAATATCAGTATGGAAATTATGATAG GTATTACGGTTACCGCAATCTCAACGCGATGATGGACGTACGCCTGCAAGTATTCGAGATGCACCGCCACCTGTTCCAGAATAAGGATGTGCTGGATATCGGCTGCAACGTGGGCCACGTCACGATCGCCGTGGCCCGCAATCTGGGCGCCCGCTCCGTCGTCGGCATAGATATTGACCCGGCACTTATTG GGAGGGCCAGAAGACATTTGCAGACCTTCGTGCCCGTGCCCGAAGTACCAAAGATAGAAGAGAAAAAGCCGGAAGATCAAGAGAAGAAGGCTGATTGTGATAAATGCAAGGAGGGCAATTGCGAGGAGTGTCCTCCGAAGAAGGCGGATGACGTCAAGAAGATCCCTGGGAGGAAACTCAGGCGGCCAAGGAAGAACAGAAAGTCGATGCATAGGCAGGAGCAGGGGCAGTGCTTCTTCCCCATGTCGATGTCGATGTTGTACGGGCCTCTCTGCGACCCGGCAACACTACTGCCGCCCCCTACATTCCCGTACAACGTTACTTTTAAACAG GGCAACTACGTGCCCCGTGAAGACTTGACAGTGGGCTCCGGCGACAGTCCCCAGTTCGACCTGATCCTCTGCCTGTCGACCACCAAATGGCTGCACCTCAACTGGGGCGACGCGGGCCTCAAGCGAGCCTTCCGCAGGATGTTTGCGGACCTGCGCCCTGGTGGGAAACTAGTGTTGGAGGCTCAGAACTGGGCCAGCTATAAGAAGAAGAAGCGCTTGACG CAAACAATCTACGAGAACTTCAACTCGATCGAGATGCTGCCGAGCAAATTTCGCGACTACCTGCTGTCGCCTGAAGTCGGGTTCAGCAAGTGCTGCATCCTCGGCGTCCCGCAGCACGCCAGCAAAGGCTTCCGGCGACCCATTCAGCTGTATATCAAGGTAAGTTACGTCACCATGACGTCATAG
- the LOC135071906 gene encoding protein claret segregational produces MSRIPKLPTTGTKENRPGGLLNRPGGLLNSRPISRTIANGLSDADKKNLLINHTRPLRNGPTTTAPAPRLKRAATAPSSTTLPGKITKVEKKPPTVAPKIPPYDYKARFADLLEKHKAIKTEFNDLKDKHIEVSDDYEKVKETAQSSASERDILKEKLLSSLNDLREKTSEFERMKVDFEIQKHENEDLHRKTKLLEEITLNLKKKSAELDQVQSDFNDLTRRHTSLKEETEALRVLTEHLKKVSIEFDKLKLDYKDAQEMIVKYKTEAEALQNILASMYKEQRDLRNTIQDLKGNIRVYCRVRPPLESEATKPLFNLNVLDACSIEVEKVELNFSSARKGKSQHGFTFDGIFTPHASQEDVFAEVSPMVQSALDGYNVCIFAYGQTGSGKTYTMEGGCGVEQYGIIPRAFNMIFTSMEDLKRMGWELTIRASFLEIYNEIIYDLLNSSKDQEAHDIKMVNSKGTDIYVSNLKEEEVKSSHDFIKLMIFAQRNRQTAATLNNERSSRSHSVAQIKISAINEKRKEKFTSNLNLVDLAGSESGKTTQRMDETKHINRSLSELSKVILSLQTNQSHIPYRNSKLTHLLMPSLGGNSKTLMLVNINQFDECFSETLNSLRFATKVNNCRTVKAKKNLTMVDATS; encoded by the coding sequence ATGTCAAGAATTCCTAAATTGCCAACCACTGGTACTAAAGAGAACAGACCTGGAGGGCTGTTGAACAGGCCTGGGGGGCTGTTGAACAGCCGGCCAATTTCTAGGACTATTGCCAACGGTCTGAGTGATGCTgataaaaagaatttattaataaaccatACCAGACCTCTTCGTAATGGGCCCACCACTACAGCACCTGCACCGCGCCTAAAAAGAGCAGCAACAGCTCCATCGTCAACTACATTGcctggaaaaatcacaaaaGTAGAGAAGAAGCCACCAACTGTTGCTCCCAAGATCCCACCATATGACTACAAAGCTAGATTTGCCGACTTGTTGGAAAAACATAAAGCTATCAAGACAGAATTTAATGACCTCAAAGATAAACATATTGAAGTATCAGATGACTATGAGAAAGTCAAGGAGACTGCTCAGTCATCGGCTAGTGAAAGAGATATCCTTAAAGAGAAGCTACTCAGTTCTCTTAACGACTTAAGAGAGAAGACATCAGAATTTGAAAGAATGAAAGTTGACTTTGAAATTCAAAAGCATGAGAATGAAGATTTGCATCGCAAAACCAAACTCTTGGAAGAAATCACACTGAATTTAAAGAAAAAGTCAGCAGAGTTGGACCAAGTGCAATCTGACTTCAATGACCTTACAAGACGCCACACAAGCCTCAAAGAGGAAACAGAGGCATTAAGGGTTCTCACGGAACACCTTAAAAAAGTATCCATAGAATTTGACAAACTAAAACTTGACTATAAAGATGCACAAGAAATGATTGTGAAATACAAAACTGAGGCTGAAGCATTGCAGAACATTTTAGCATCTATGTATAAGGAACAACGTGACTTGAGAAATACAATTCAAGATTTGAAAGGCAATATCAGAGTATACTGCAGAGTCAGGCCACCACTGGAATCTGAAGCTACAAAACCACTGTTTAATCTCAATGTCCTTGATGCCTGTTCTATTGAAGTTGAGAAAGTTGAATTGAACTTCAGCTCTGCAAGAAAAGGGAAGTCACAGCATGGGTTTACATTTGATGGAATTTTCACACCACATGCATCTCAGGAAGATGTGTTTGCTGAAGTTTCACCTATGGTCCAGTCTGCACTGGATGGTTACAATGTGTGTATTTTTGCATATGGTCAGACAGGCTCTGGGAAGACCTACACCATGGAAGGTGGCTGTGGAGTTGAACAGTATGGCATCATACCTAGAGCATTTAACATGATCTTCACAAGCATGGAAGATTTAAAACGAATGGGATGGGAGCTGACCATTAGAGCCTCCTTCTTGGAGATAtacaatgaaattatttatgacTTGCTTAATTCTAGCAAGGATCAAGAGGCTCATGATATTAAGATGGTCAATTCCAAAGGTACTGACATTTATGTATCAAatttaaaagaagaagaagtgaagAGCTCACATGATTTTATCAAATTGATGATATTTGCCCAACGTAATAGACAAACAGCAGCCACACTGAACAACGAGAGGAGTTCTAGGTCACATTCTGTTGCCCAAATCAAGATATCGGCAATAAATGAAAAACGCAAAGAAAAGTTTACAAGTAATTTAAATCTGGTTGACTTGGCTGGTTCAGAGAGTGGTAAAACAACACAGAGAATGGATGAAACTAAACATATCAACAGGTCACTGTCAGAGCTCTCGAAAGTTATTTTGTCACTGCAAACCAACCAATCACATATCCCTTACAGAAACTCTAAACTGACGCATCTCTTGATGCCAAGTTTAGGCGGCAACTCCAAAACGCTCATGTTGGTCAATATCAACCAATTCGATGAATGCTTTAGTGAGACTCTTAACTCTTTAAGGTTTGCAACTAAAGTAAACAACTGCAGAACTGTCAAGGCGAAAAAGAACTTAACTATGGTTGATGCAACGTCAtaa